In one Silvibacterium dinghuense genomic region, the following are encoded:
- a CDS encoding carboxypeptidase-like regulatory domain-containing protein: MAQLRLKKFLLSLMCAAALALIGVAEATAQIDAGTVAGTVKDPTGALIPAATLTLKGDLTGIAVTSHSSASGEYAFNAVAPGTYTLTVESAGFATRVTHGVDVHVQQTTAIDLILDPGKVQQEVSVTAAAPLLQTEDAAVGQTIGGKTINDLPLESRNWGSLGQLAAGVATAPIGQNGGTPENAFYSVDGVQLYQNDFRLDGVNNNIEFFGGSSVGTDATITPPPDAVQEFKMQNGDYNAEFGHSTGGIINAVIRSGTNYVHGDVWEYLRNEDLNANNYFSKQSGEPRTEYRQNQYGATIGGPVVFPHLYNGRNKTFFFGDYQGTRIATPSQSISSVPTAAMANSGFTNLQDLINGNSGSSTDALGRTFSHGTVLDPATTREIAAGATDPVTGLVNHSASSVYVRDPFHAASLSLAGVTNFTGLTSQLNLVPASRLDANAVKLLNQYPLPNRTGTTVLSNNYIYNPLQTQNINQYDLRIDQSFGDRDTLFGVWDQSLWNEFAPGALPGQNDQNEFFPSYEVAIGYNHVFTPSLSNEFHFGFGHSTKEQILFNANETGIPAEYGIEGIPQVAGNGGLSSFTIDGLTSIGPTDDRPTIQTVWDAEYSDNVTKVYRNHTFKAGVQVDDLQGNIMQPPAPRGLFTYSGEFTDIPNSNQKLNGIADLLLTPTASSIAASQNVTPVDNVGGLASFSGSNFAGTQYHRWYTGSYFQDNWRVTPALTLNLGLRYDYFTPYTEINGRQANFVAVNGNGPTGTVYIPNKGCEVPRSASFNSLLAESNISVNCTSNAALGHAQASNFGPRFGFAYRVTDQFVVRGGYGISYGALGNLGYGGTLGTNYPFIYTITQNAPNSQSPLVLSNGETATMENTFSTIDLSNPAEVTGTGVNLYGRVYQYKTPAVQTFNLTVQEQFSKHDAVQLGYVGTLGRHLDNLGASNSPSEILPVGTNISQLPTEANNNTQYIPYPNFAPNATYESTNGGSSYNSMQLTYEHQLNYGLTLLGNYTYSRCFSNQRTQGTATSAYRAQWLPNFGISGDYGLCDTDATNVVHISGSYALPFGRGREFLNHSGRLVDAVIGGWSVNYIYTFQSGQPLTISCATSTTADFGCFAPVVANQNIYAGTHNTKQWLNPSAFAQPAAATAVGQTDYAVLGGGPQQARGPNWYNIDSSLFKEFLFTDSTRLQFRAEAFNTFNNPQFAQPGSLNYESPSTFSSITSLRNSPRELQVALKLLF; encoded by the coding sequence ATGGCACAGCTACGTTTAAAAAAATTCCTACTTTCGCTGATGTGTGCGGCAGCACTCGCACTGATCGGCGTTGCAGAGGCCACAGCGCAGATTGATGCCGGCACCGTCGCCGGCACCGTAAAGGATCCCACCGGAGCGCTCATCCCGGCAGCCACCCTCACACTCAAAGGTGATCTGACCGGTATTGCCGTCACCTCCCATTCCTCTGCCTCCGGAGAATATGCCTTCAACGCGGTGGCTCCAGGCACCTACACCCTTACCGTGGAATCTGCCGGCTTCGCGACCCGGGTCACCCATGGGGTGGATGTTCACGTGCAACAGACCACGGCCATTGACCTCATCCTCGATCCAGGCAAGGTGCAGCAGGAGGTCAGCGTCACCGCGGCAGCTCCGCTGCTGCAGACCGAAGACGCTGCCGTAGGTCAGACCATCGGCGGGAAAACCATCAATGACCTCCCACTCGAGTCTCGCAACTGGGGCTCTCTTGGGCAGCTCGCCGCCGGCGTCGCCACGGCTCCTATCGGACAGAATGGTGGCACCCCGGAAAACGCCTTCTACTCTGTCGATGGCGTGCAGCTCTATCAGAATGACTTCCGCCTCGATGGCGTGAACAATAACATCGAGTTCTTCGGCGGCAGCAGCGTCGGCACTGACGCCACAATCACCCCTCCGCCTGATGCCGTGCAGGAGTTCAAGATGCAAAACGGCGATTACAACGCGGAATTCGGCCACTCCACAGGCGGCATCATCAATGCCGTGATCCGCTCTGGCACAAATTACGTGCATGGCGATGTCTGGGAATACCTGCGCAACGAAGACCTCAACGCAAATAACTACTTCTCGAAGCAGTCCGGCGAGCCCCGGACCGAGTACCGTCAGAATCAGTACGGTGCCACGATCGGCGGCCCGGTTGTCTTCCCGCATCTCTACAACGGCCGCAACAAGACATTCTTTTTTGGCGACTACCAGGGCACCCGAATCGCAACTCCCTCGCAGTCGATCAGCTCCGTACCTACGGCCGCAATGGCCAACAGCGGCTTTACCAACCTGCAGGATCTGATCAACGGCAATAGCGGCAGCAGCACGGATGCGCTGGGCCGTACCTTCTCGCATGGCACCGTTCTGGACCCGGCCACAACCCGCGAAATTGCTGCTGGAGCCACCGATCCGGTCACCGGGCTGGTCAACCATTCGGCCTCATCCGTATATGTTCGCGACCCTTTTCACGCAGCAAGCCTCTCCCTCGCCGGCGTAACGAACTTCACCGGGCTGACCTCGCAGCTCAACCTGGTTCCTGCGTCTCGCCTTGACGCGAACGCCGTCAAGCTTCTCAATCAGTACCCGCTCCCGAACCGCACCGGAACCACCGTCCTCTCCAACAACTACATCTATAACCCGCTCCAGACGCAAAACATTAACCAGTACGACCTTCGCATCGATCAGAGCTTCGGCGACCGGGATACCTTGTTCGGTGTCTGGGACCAGAGCCTCTGGAATGAATTTGCCCCAGGCGCATTGCCCGGACAAAACGATCAGAACGAATTCTTCCCTTCTTACGAGGTCGCGATCGGCTATAACCATGTCTTCACGCCTTCGCTCTCCAATGAATTTCACTTCGGCTTTGGCCACAGCACCAAGGAACAGATTCTCTTTAACGCAAACGAAACCGGTATCCCGGCGGAATATGGCATCGAAGGCATTCCCCAGGTTGCAGGCAATGGCGGGCTATCCAGCTTTACCATTGACGGGCTGACCAGTATCGGCCCGACTGACGACCGTCCCACTATCCAGACAGTCTGGGATGCCGAGTATTCCGACAACGTCACGAAGGTTTACCGCAACCACACCTTCAAGGCCGGCGTACAAGTGGACGATCTGCAGGGTAATATCATGCAGCCACCCGCTCCGCGCGGCCTCTTCACCTATAGTGGCGAATTCACGGATATTCCTAACTCCAACCAGAAGCTGAACGGCATTGCGGATCTGCTGCTGACGCCGACTGCCTCTTCCATTGCTGCAAGCCAGAACGTCACCCCCGTAGATAACGTAGGCGGTCTCGCCAGCTTCAGCGGTTCGAACTTTGCTGGGACCCAGTATCACCGCTGGTATACGGGCAGCTATTTCCAGGACAACTGGCGTGTCACTCCAGCTCTCACCCTGAATCTCGGCCTGCGTTACGACTACTTCACGCCTTACACGGAAATCAATGGACGCCAGGCAAACTTCGTCGCAGTGAACGGGAATGGCCCCACCGGCACAGTTTACATTCCAAATAAAGGCTGTGAAGTGCCGCGTTCCGCCTCATTCAATAGCTTGCTCGCCGAGAGCAACATCAGCGTCAACTGCACATCCAATGCGGCCCTGGGCCATGCACAGGCGAGCAACTTCGGTCCACGCTTCGGCTTTGCCTACCGCGTGACCGATCAGTTTGTCGTTCGCGGTGGCTACGGTATCTCTTACGGTGCGCTGGGCAACCTCGGCTATGGTGGCACACTCGGCACGAACTATCCGTTCATCTACACCATCACGCAAAATGCACCGAACTCTCAGTCGCCCCTCGTGCTCTCCAATGGCGAAACCGCGACCATGGAGAACACCTTCTCTACGATCGACTTGTCCAATCCGGCTGAAGTTACAGGCACCGGCGTGAATCTGTATGGCCGCGTCTATCAATACAAGACGCCTGCCGTGCAGACCTTCAACCTAACCGTGCAGGAGCAGTTCTCCAAGCACGACGCTGTTCAACTCGGTTACGTTGGCACACTTGGACGTCATCTCGACAACCTCGGCGCAAGCAACTCTCCGTCGGAGATTCTTCCTGTCGGCACCAATATCTCGCAACTGCCGACAGAAGCAAATAACAATACACAGTACATTCCATATCCGAATTTCGCCCCCAATGCCACCTATGAATCGACAAATGGCGGCAGCTCATATAACTCCATGCAGCTTACGTACGAGCATCAGCTCAATTACGGCCTGACGCTTCTCGGCAATTACACTTACAGCCGCTGCTTCTCAAACCAGAGGACGCAGGGCACGGCGACCTCGGCTTACCGCGCTCAATGGCTGCCTAACTTCGGCATCTCGGGCGACTATGGCCTGTGCGATACAGATGCAACGAACGTCGTACATATTTCGGGTTCGTATGCGCTGCCATTCGGACGCGGCCGCGAGTTCCTCAACCATTCAGGTCGGCTTGTCGATGCTGTCATCGGAGGATGGTCGGTCAATTACATCTACACCTTCCAGAGCGGACAACCCTTGACTATCAGCTGCGCGACCTCAACGACAGCCGACTTCGGTTGTTTCGCTCCAGTCGTCGCCAATCAGAATATCTATGCTGGCACACACAACACGAAGCAATGGCTGAACCCCTCGGCCTTTGCCCAGCCGGCAGCCGCGACCGCAGTCGGACAGACGGACTACGCGGTTCTTGGCGGCGGCCCTCAGCAAGCGCGAGGCCCTAACTGGTACAACATCGACTCTTCGCTTTTCAAGGAGTTCCTTTTTACCGACAGTACGCGCCTGCAATTCCGAGCAGAGGCATTCAACACCTTCAATAACCCTCAGTTTGCGCAACCCGGCAGCCTTAACTACGAGAGCCCAAGTACCTTCAGCTCGATCACCTCGTTGCGAAACTCACCGCGTGAGCTACAGGTAGCCTTGAAGCTACTTTTCTAA
- a CDS encoding TonB-dependent receptor yields the protein MSVRPARFLRSISILYLLLLSVCGAFAQQDAGGIFVVVTDASGAAVRDAAVTATNVGTQIQLHGRTNEIGTWSATPLAPGNYRVAVVKTGFQTDVVDRVVVEIQQNSRVAVTLQVGDVQQNVVVTAQAPLLQTEDVSAGQTISGVLKENLPVSDRNFNRLAVLTTGVNYSTPSGPRDTASGAFAANGISQYQNNYILDGTDNNSYDQNVNEGRTFAIEPSLDAIAEFKVETNAYSAEFGRDGGAVINVITKSGSNAFHGSGYEYFQTSDFNTNDYFNNAQGVAKTDYTKNIFGGSVGGPVWLGKLYNGHDKSFFFADFERQPYRSPGTPNRGLIPTVAEASGNFQGDAPIYDPTTNQQYPNNTIPSINAVAQKIAAAIPAPNLLGSGADNYVHSSPVNDDDNRVAVRIDEKLDANDSIFGRYQYQYQSLPQVTLFSGTILTGDISNTANAQGVVAGWTHVFNPHMINDARFGWTRLNWITAPVNGNENVNQEVGIAGVPVQGGLAGGLATISFINSALSGFGGAYSEQDLNGTYQGADTLTWTKGQHTLKLGGMYRWVWFLSSASSLAPNGQFDFDGHYTAHYTNGVADAGTGSPFADFLLDLPELAEISAIHTNDYQRRAFSLFAQDAWNVSRRLTLNVGVRWDFVTPVFEAHNHGAVLDPSTHILHIPGYSGSFPTATQAQIDKGILILDEHSNRYFGVQPDHHDFGPRIGLSYLVTPTTVFRAGYGLYYGPEQLGPYGEPSPGFSTPFLLQDSFQVANSNPTTINTVTMSTGFPSYALTNPGDPTLFAMALPMRTPYFEQWNVTVQQQIGAQTVLDISYLGSKTTSMYTNQDWNLPSPSVDGSVPYADRQPFPSVDSNDNLIAGSAIQGPSNQGMGTYNALGVKLQSHLNSGLTMITAYTWAHDIDDITNSGLSVGNNGRASYPYQQLTLQRGNSDWNITNRFVSGFEYDIPFGRGRKFGSNLNRVADAFFGGWQTGGILTLESGPWYTVNQNYDSAHNGFICGNCRQRPDVVPGQSANQGPHKVDPNNSAVHWFNVNAFTQAANGTVGDLRRNTVLGPGYRNYDASLSKFFPFGEQRSFQIRMEAYNMTNTTNFLTGSGTTSPSGFSLGNSDFGDLTSDRGGRTVQLAGRFTF from the coding sequence GTGTCGGTTCGACCAGCAAGATTTCTTCGCTCTATCTCCATCCTGTACCTCCTGTTGTTGTCCGTTTGCGGCGCATTCGCGCAGCAGGACGCAGGTGGAATTTTTGTCGTTGTCACAGACGCATCGGGAGCAGCGGTTCGGGATGCGGCGGTGACGGCGACCAATGTCGGCACCCAGATCCAGCTGCATGGAAGGACCAATGAAATTGGGACGTGGTCGGCAACGCCGCTGGCGCCGGGCAACTATCGCGTGGCGGTGGTCAAAACTGGCTTCCAGACGGATGTGGTAGACCGCGTTGTGGTGGAAATTCAGCAGAACAGCCGGGTGGCGGTGACCCTCCAGGTCGGCGATGTGCAGCAGAATGTTGTGGTCACGGCGCAGGCGCCATTACTCCAGACCGAAGACGTGTCAGCAGGACAGACCATCAGCGGTGTTCTGAAGGAGAACCTGCCGGTCAGCGACCGCAATTTCAATCGCCTCGCCGTACTCACGACGGGAGTAAACTACTCCACACCTTCAGGCCCGCGCGACACTGCCAGCGGAGCCTTTGCCGCCAACGGCATCTCGCAATATCAGAACAATTACATCCTGGATGGCACCGACAATAACAGCTATGACCAAAACGTCAACGAGGGGCGTACCTTCGCGATCGAACCATCGCTTGATGCGATTGCGGAATTCAAGGTAGAGACGAATGCCTATTCCGCAGAGTTCGGACGGGACGGCGGTGCAGTCATCAACGTCATTACCAAGTCCGGCAGCAACGCCTTCCACGGATCAGGTTACGAGTACTTCCAGACCAGCGACTTCAATACCAATGACTACTTTAACAATGCGCAAGGAGTTGCCAAGACCGATTACACCAAGAATATCTTTGGTGGCTCGGTGGGCGGCCCGGTATGGCTGGGCAAGCTATATAACGGCCACGACAAGAGCTTCTTCTTTGCGGATTTCGAGCGCCAGCCCTATCGCTCGCCCGGAACGCCGAACCGCGGACTGATTCCCACGGTCGCGGAAGCATCCGGCAACTTTCAGGGCGATGCTCCCATTTACGACCCTACGACCAACCAGCAGTACCCCAACAATACGATTCCTTCGATCAACGCCGTCGCGCAGAAGATCGCAGCCGCCATTCCCGCGCCCAACCTGCTTGGGTCGGGAGCGGACAACTACGTTCACAGCAGTCCGGTGAATGATGACGATAACCGCGTCGCCGTGCGCATCGACGAAAAGCTGGATGCGAATGATTCCATCTTCGGACGCTATCAGTATCAATACCAGAGCCTGCCCCAGGTGACCCTCTTTTCTGGAACGATCCTGACCGGGGACATCAGCAATACTGCAAATGCCCAGGGAGTGGTTGCTGGCTGGACACACGTCTTTAATCCGCACATGATCAACGATGCGCGCTTCGGCTGGACGCGCTTGAACTGGATCACGGCTCCGGTGAACGGAAATGAGAACGTGAACCAGGAGGTCGGAATTGCCGGTGTGCCCGTACAAGGTGGTCTCGCCGGCGGCCTGGCGACCATCAGCTTCATCAACAGCGCCCTCAGCGGCTTTGGCGGTGCCTATTCCGAGCAGGACCTGAACGGTACGTATCAGGGAGCCGACACGCTCACTTGGACGAAAGGACAGCACACCCTCAAGCTTGGCGGAATGTATCGCTGGGTCTGGTTCCTGAGCTCGGCCAGTTCGCTTGCGCCGAACGGGCAGTTCGATTTCGACGGCCACTACACGGCGCATTACACAAATGGCGTGGCCGATGCAGGAACCGGCAGCCCCTTTGCAGACTTTCTGCTGGACCTGCCGGAACTGGCAGAAATCTCTGCGATTCACACCAACGACTATCAGCGGCGCGCGTTTTCACTGTTCGCTCAGGATGCATGGAATGTCTCGAGAAGACTCACCCTCAACGTAGGAGTGCGGTGGGACTTTGTGACGCCGGTTTTCGAAGCACACAATCATGGCGCGGTGCTCGATCCCTCGACGCACATCCTGCACATCCCTGGTTACAGCGGCTCCTTTCCCACCGCGACGCAGGCGCAGATCGATAAAGGTATCCTGATCCTCGACGAGCACTCGAATCGCTACTTCGGCGTACAGCCGGATCATCATGATTTCGGGCCGCGCATTGGCTTGAGCTACCTGGTCACGCCAACTACGGTCTTCCGCGCGGGATATGGCTTGTACTACGGCCCGGAGCAACTCGGCCCTTATGGCGAGCCAAGCCCTGGCTTCTCGACACCGTTCCTGCTCCAGGACAGCTTCCAGGTCGCCAACTCGAATCCAACGACGATAAACACCGTCACCATGTCTACCGGCTTTCCCTCGTATGCGCTGACGAATCCCGGCGATCCAACACTGTTTGCCATGGCGCTTCCCATGCGCACGCCTTATTTCGAGCAGTGGAACGTGACCGTGCAACAGCAGATCGGCGCGCAGACGGTGCTGGATATCTCCTATCTCGGCTCGAAAACGACCTCCATGTATACGAACCAGGACTGGAACCTCCCTTCTCCGTCTGTCGATGGATCGGTTCCATACGCGGATCGGCAACCCTTTCCGAGCGTCGACTCCAACGACAATCTGATTGCCGGCAGTGCCATTCAGGGTCCTTCGAATCAGGGCATGGGCACCTACAACGCACTCGGAGTGAAACTCCAGAGCCACCTGAACAGCGGATTGACGATGATCACGGCTTATACCTGGGCGCACGATATCGACGACATCACCAACTCCGGGTTGAGTGTCGGAAACAATGGACGCGCAAGTTATCCGTATCAGCAATTGACGCTGCAGCGCGGCAATTCCGACTGGAACATTACGAACCGGTTTGTGAGCGGCTTCGAATATGACATTCCGTTCGGCCGCGGCAGAAAATTCGGCAGCAATCTGAACCGCGTCGCGGACGCGTTCTTTGGCGGCTGGCAGACGGGTGGAATCCTTACCCTCGAAAGCGGACCGTGGTACACCGTCAACCAGAACTACGACAGTGCCCACAACGGCTTCATTTGCGGAAACTGCCGTCAGCGGCCGGATGTCGTTCCTGGCCAGAGCGCAAATCAGGGTCCGCATAAGGTCGATCCGAACAACAGCGCGGTTCACTGGTTCAATGTGAACGCCTTTACCCAGGCCGCGAATGGTACGGTCGGGGATCTGCGCCGCAATACCGTGCTGGGACCGGGGTACAGGAACTACGATGCTTCGCTTTCGAAGTTCTTCCCTTTCGGGGAACAACGGTCGTTTCAGATCCGGATGGAGGCCTATAACATGACCAACACAACAAACTTCCTGACTGGCTCAGGAACAACCAGCCCTTCCGGCTTTTCGCTGGGCAACTCCGATTTCGGAGACCTGACATCGGATCGCGGCGGACGTACTGTCCAGTTAGCCGGCCGATTCACCTTCTAA
- a CDS encoding GlxA family transcriptional regulator, whose amino-acid sequence MRRVVISGPPPVQILDVTGPLEVFSNIPDYQITLVAVEGSDQLQTNRGIHLAGAVPCTSISGPIDTLIVAGGPGAESGKYDDAYLRWIADAAGRSRRIASICTGAFILAAAGLLDGKRAVTHWNFCDRLAREFPDVKVLPNPIFLRDGAIYTSAGITAGIDLSLALVEEDHGHQAALAVARQLVMFLVRPGGQAQYSHMLSRQATTFEPLRELQVYMLENLRADLSVETLAERLGMSPRHFSRVCLREMKMNPGQFVDRLRVEAAQQMIDSSSLGLKEIADACGFGSADSMRRTFQRVMGITAGEYTQRFKRMHP is encoded by the coding sequence ATGCGAAGGGTTGTCATCAGTGGTCCGCCGCCAGTGCAGATTCTCGACGTGACCGGTCCGCTCGAGGTCTTTTCGAACATTCCGGACTACCAGATCACGCTTGTTGCCGTCGAGGGGTCGGACCAGCTCCAGACCAATCGAGGTATTCATCTGGCGGGCGCAGTTCCGTGCACCAGTATCTCTGGTCCAATCGACACACTGATCGTCGCAGGTGGACCTGGCGCAGAGAGCGGCAAATATGATGATGCGTATCTTCGCTGGATTGCGGATGCTGCAGGCAGATCCCGGCGTATTGCCTCGATCTGTACCGGTGCTTTCATTCTTGCAGCCGCGGGCCTCCTTGATGGAAAGCGGGCGGTGACACACTGGAACTTCTGCGACAGGCTTGCGCGCGAGTTTCCTGATGTGAAGGTTCTGCCTAATCCTATTTTTCTTCGCGATGGAGCGATCTATACCTCGGCAGGCATTACGGCTGGAATCGATCTCTCTCTCGCGTTAGTGGAAGAAGACCACGGGCATCAGGCCGCCCTCGCGGTGGCGCGACAACTGGTCATGTTCCTTGTTCGGCCAGGCGGCCAGGCGCAGTACAGTCACATGCTTTCTCGCCAGGCAACAACGTTTGAACCTCTACGCGAGTTGCAGGTGTACATGCTGGAAAACCTGCGGGCAGACCTTTCTGTCGAAACTCTGGCCGAGAGGCTGGGGATGAGTCCAAGGCATTTTTCGCGTGTGTGTCTGCGCGAGATGAAGATGAATCCGGGACAGTTTGTCGACCGCCTGCGGGTAGAAGCCGCGCAGCAGATGATCGACAGCTCTTCCCTGGGATTGAAAGAGATCGCGGATGCATGCGGTTTCGGATCTGCCGATTCCATGCGCCGTACATTCCAGCGCGTGATGGGGATCACAGCGGGTGAATACACACAGCGATTCAAGCGCATGCACCCCTGA
- a CDS encoding HD domain-containing protein, which yields MTTSGSEFASVKSVSGISIPDTKLAREITEFIRDTETELLFHHSSRVYYFGAIAGKNRGFNFDAELLYAGAMFHDIGLMPGYSSPAERFEVDGANAARTFLKSRGIPQHDLDTVWAAIALHTTPGIPEHMHPVIALVTAGVEMDVLGIRYSEYSDQVRNAVVAAYPRTPHFKEDILQAFYDGIQKKPETTFGNVKADVLADKDPKFVRGNFCSIIRGSSWIG from the coding sequence ATGACTACTTCAGGTTCTGAATTTGCTTCAGTGAAGTCCGTTTCCGGTATCAGCATCCCCGACACAAAGCTGGCGCGGGAGATCACAGAGTTCATTCGGGACACGGAGACGGAGCTGCTCTTCCACCACTCCAGTCGTGTTTATTACTTTGGGGCGATCGCCGGGAAGAACCGTGGTTTCAACTTTGACGCCGAATTACTTTATGCCGGCGCAATGTTTCATGACATCGGCCTGATGCCAGGCTACAGCAGCCCTGCAGAGCGCTTCGAAGTCGATGGAGCCAATGCTGCTCGTACCTTTCTTAAGTCGCGCGGCATTCCGCAACACGATCTCGATACCGTTTGGGCAGCGATTGCTCTCCACACGACTCCGGGCATTCCTGAACACATGCATCCGGTTATCGCACTCGTAACTGCAGGAGTGGAAATGGACGTTCTGGGCATCAGGTACTCCGAGTATTCTGACCAGGTCCGCAATGCGGTTGTTGCTGCATACCCACGGACTCCGCACTTTAAAGAAGACATCCTTCAAGCCTTCTACGACGGCATCCAGAAGAAGCCTGAGACCACCTTTGGCAATGTCAAAGCAGATGTGCTCGCGGACAAAGACCCGAAGTTTGTGCGCGGAAACTTCTGCAGTATCATTCGCGGTTCCAGCTGGATTGGCTGA